Genomic DNA from Haloarcula marina:
GCTCGCGGCCTACGCCCGCACCGAAGGTATCGACCCGACGGTGTCCGGGCGCGTGGTTCGTCGCTAGGGATTTAAGGCCGGCTGTCAAATTTCTCGGTGATGCCACAGGTCGTCGTCCCCGTTCGCTATCCGCTCTCCGAAAATTCGCGCGCGACGCTCGCCGAAGGAATTGCGGTCGCCGAAGAAGACGACGCGGACCTGACAGTCCTGCACGTGAATCTCTATCAAAACGGCCACAGAGTGTCCCGGTCGCAACTGAAAACCGCCGTCGAGAAGGAGTTCGGCTACCTCCCGCGGACGCGCTACGTCGTCCGCTCGGGGATGCTCGTCGAGGAGACGATACTCGACGAAGTCGTCGCGCAGGACGCCGACGTTGTCGTCATCGGCACGAAACAGGTGAGTCGATGGCGCGACATGATTCGCCGCCTCGTCGACGACCCGGACATCGAACATTTCCTCCGGGACGAACTCGACTGCGACGTGGTGACCGTTAGCCCCGAGGTTCAGTCTTCGCGGTAGTCCGCGTCGTCGTCCGACAACTGCCCGTCGGAGGACTGGCCACCAGCCAACGTCTCCGCCCCCCGTTCCGCGACTGACACCTGCATCTCCCCGCTCGTCTCGTCGAAGTAGAGGTGCGAGTGGGGGTACGCTATCTCCACGTCGGCGTCGTCCAGTTGGCTCCAGACGTTCGTCTGCACCTTCGAACGGGCGGTCAGTAGTTTGTACGGTTCGGTCACCCAGTAGCGCAGGCGGAGGTTGACGCCGTGGTCGGCGAACGACTCGATGTACGCCGTCGGCGCGGCCGGGTACCGCGCGCCACCGACGCGGATGTTCGGCCCGCCCTCGATGACGTTGTCGACGCTCCGGGCCGCCTGTTCGATGAGACTCCGGGCCTCGTCGATGTCGCTCTCGTAGGTGACGAGCACGTCCAAAGAGAGCCGCGTCCGCGGGTCCTCGGCGGAGTAGTTGATTACGTCGCGGTCCCGCATCGTCCCGTTCGGGATGACCAGGAAGGTGTTGTCGAGCGTGAACACTTTCGTGTGGCGAAGCGTGATGTCCTCGACGAAACCGCGCTGGTTTCGGTCGGCGAGTTCTATCATGTCCCCGATTTCGTACGGTTGGTCCGCGAGTAGGAACACGCCCGAGATGAAACTGCCCACGATGGGTGCGATGACGACACCCACAACGGCGGAGAAGACGGCTACGGAGAGTCCGATATCGCTGATACTGAGCCCGTAAATGCCCATGATGGTGAACAGCGCGAACAGGAAGACGCCGACTCTGATACCCCGAAGGATGGTCCGCGTGACGCTCGGCCGCCGGAACCGCTGCGCGATGCGTCGACCCAGTACCAGGACCACCAGTCGGGCGGTGACGAACGCGAGGATGACGACGAACAGCGACGCCAAGAGTTGCGCGGCCCACTTCGGGACGGCGAAGGGGAGCCACGACAGCAACGACTGCGTCGCCTCCGCCGCAGTCGGCGTGTCCGTCGGCGTGGGAGAGGTCTGGAATTCCCAGACGGGACCGGGTCGCATGGGCCTGACTGCACGGCCCCGCGAGAAAAGGGTTGTCCTCCACAAACGCTTACTCCGGACCGACCGAGTCCCCAGTATGGCAATGGATGACCGCCAGCGACCACACTTCGAGCTAACCGCCACG
This window encodes:
- a CDS encoding universal stress protein is translated as MPQVVVPVRYPLSENSRATLAEGIAVAEEDDADLTVLHVNLYQNGHRVSRSQLKTAVEKEFGYLPRTRYVVRSGMLVEETILDEVVAQDADVVVIGTKQVSRWRDMIRRLVDDPDIEHFLRDELDCDVVTVSPEVQSSR
- a CDS encoding mechanosensitive ion channel family protein — protein: MRPGPVWEFQTSPTPTDTPTAAEATQSLLSWLPFAVPKWAAQLLASLFVVILAFVTARLVVLVLGRRIAQRFRRPSVTRTILRGIRVGVFLFALFTIMGIYGLSISDIGLSVAVFSAVVGVVIAPIVGSFISGVFLLADQPYEIGDMIELADRNQRGFVEDITLRHTKVFTLDNTFLVIPNGTMRDRDVINYSAEDPRTRLSLDVLVTYESDIDEARSLIEQAARSVDNVIEGGPNIRVGGARYPAAPTAYIESFADHGVNLRLRYWVTEPYKLLTARSKVQTNVWSQLDDADVEIAYPHSHLYFDETSGEMQVSVAERGAETLAGGQSSDGQLSDDDADYRED